One genomic segment of [Limnothrix rosea] IAM M-220 includes these proteins:
- the ctaD gene encoding cytochrome c oxidase subunit I, which yields MTQASPEALRDREYPLTSLPNWRTFFSFSTDHKVIGIQYIVTAFFFFVVAGIFAMIMRGELITPEPDLVDRTVYNALFTMHGTIMLFGWTFPVLAGFANYLVPLMIGARDMAFPRLNAVAFWMVPVFGILFILSFLAPGGPAQSGWWSYPPVSVQNPSGVLLNGEFLWLVAVALSGVSSIMGAVNIVTTIVRMRCEGMGWFKTPAFVWTVMAAQIIQLFGLPALTAGAVMLLFDLSFGTTFFDPSQGGSPVLYQHFFWFYSHPAVYVMILPVFGIFSEVFPVYARKPLFGYKVVVISSMIIVALSAVVWVHHMFASGTPPWMRMLFMFSTMLISVPTGIKVFAWVATIWGGKLRLDTSMLFALGGLVNFVFAGITGIMLASVPVDIHVNNTYFVVGHFHYVIYGAIVFGIYSGVYHWFPKMTGKMYYEGLGKLHFWLTMLGTTLNFLPMHPVGLMGMPRRVASYDPEFAFWNVLASIGGFILGMSTIPFLLNMIGSWINGEQAPANPWRAIGLEWLVPSPPEHENFEELPVVVAEPYGYGKSEPLTENLGG from the coding sequence ATGACCCAAGCCTCACCTGAAGCCCTGCGAGACAGGGAATATCCCTTAACTTCCCTGCCCAACTGGCGCACATTTTTTAGCTTTAGCACCGACCACAAAGTGATTGGCATTCAGTACATCGTTACCGCTTTTTTCTTTTTTGTGGTGGCGGGAATTTTTGCCATGATCATGCGCGGCGAACTGATTACCCCAGAGCCGGATCTTGTTGACCGCACGGTTTATAACGCTCTGTTTACGATGCATGGCACGATTATGCTGTTCGGCTGGACTTTTCCAGTTTTGGCCGGCTTTGCAAATTACCTTGTGCCGCTGATGATTGGGGCGCGAGATATGGCCTTTCCTCGCCTGAATGCGGTGGCGTTTTGGATGGTTCCAGTGTTCGGCATTCTCTTTATTTTGAGTTTTCTCGCTCCCGGTGGCCCCGCTCAATCGGGTTGGTGGTCGTACCCGCCTGTGAGTGTCCAGAATCCTTCTGGGGTTTTGCTCAACGGCGAATTTCTCTGGCTGGTTGCTGTGGCTCTGTCGGGCGTGTCATCCATTATGGGAGCGGTAAATATTGTTACGACTATTGTGCGGATGCGTTGTGAGGGTATGGGCTGGTTTAAGACTCCAGCTTTCGTTTGGACGGTGATGGCGGCGCAAATTATTCAACTGTTTGGTTTGCCTGCGTTGACGGCGGGGGCGGTAATGTTGCTGTTTGACCTCAGTTTTGGCACAACATTTTTTGATCCTAGCCAAGGCGGTAGCCCAGTTCTTTATCAGCACTTTTTCTGGTTCTATTCCCACCCGGCGGTTTACGTGATGATTTTGCCCGTGTTTGGCATTTTCTCGGAAGTATTTCCGGTCTACGCCCGGAAGCCGCTCTTTGGTTATAAAGTAGTCGTCATTTCCTCGATGATTATTGTTGCCCTGAGTGCGGTGGTGTGGGTTCACCATATGTTTGCCAGTGGTACGCCGCCATGGATGCGGATGTTGTTTATGTTCTCGACGATGCTTATTTCTGTGCCGACGGGGATCAAGGTTTTTGCTTGGGTGGCAACGATTTGGGGCGGAAAGTTACGGCTGGATACGTCAATGCTCTTTGCGCTAGGCGGCTTGGTAAATTTCGTTTTTGCGGGTATTACAGGCATTATGCTCGCTTCTGTTCCCGTCGATATTCACGTGAATAATACCTATTTTGTGGTGGGGCATTTTCACTATGTGATTTATGGGGCGATCGTTTTTGGGATTTATTCTGGGGTTTATCACTGGTTCCCGAAAATGACGGGCAAGATGTATTACGAAGGTCTTGGCAAGCTACATTTTTGGCTGACGATGCTCGGTACAACCCTCAATTTTTTGCCGATGCACCCAGTGGGTTTAATGGGGATGCCCCGCCGCGTTGCATCTTATGATCCGGAGTTTGCTTTTTGGAATGTCTTAGCGAGTATTGGTGGTTTTATTTTGGGGATGTCCACGATTCCGTTTTTGCTTAATATGATTGGTTCTTGGATTAATGGTGAACAGGCTCCGGCTAATCCTTGGCGGGCGATCGGGTTGGAGTGGCTTGTACCTTCTCCGCCTGAACATGAAAACTTTGAGGAATTGCCTGTTGTCGTTGCTGAACCTTACGGCTACGGTAAATCTGAACCTCTTACAGAAAATTTGGGAGGTTAG
- a CDS encoding heme-copper oxidase subunit III translates to MTAINESPVTTSHEHEEDNRMFGFIVFLLSESVIFISFFVGYIVYKTTATDWLPAGVTGLEIREPAINTVILVSSSLVIYVAERFLHKENLWGFRIFWLLTMAMGSYFLYGQAVEWQGLEFGFTSGVYGGIFYLLTGFHGLHVFTGVLLQGIMLGRSFLPNNYVGGQFGVEATSWFWHFVDVIWIILFGLIYLWQ, encoded by the coding sequence ATGACTGCCATTAACGAATCTCCAGTAACAACCAGCCACGAGCACGAAGAAGATAACCGCATGTTTGGGTTTATCGTCTTTTTGTTGTCGGAAAGTGTGATTTTTATTAGCTTTTTTGTCGGCTATATCGTCTACAAAACCACGGCAACAGATTGGCTTCCCGCTGGCGTGACAGGCTTAGAAATCCGCGAACCCGCCATCAATACCGTAATTTTGGTGTCTAGTAGTCTCGTGATTTACGTCGCCGAACGCTTTCTCCACAAAGAAAATCTCTGGGGATTTCGGATATTTTGGCTACTAACCATGGCGATGGGAAGTTACTTCCTATACGGTCAAGCAGTGGAGTGGCAAGGACTAGAGTTTGGTTTCACGTCAGGAGTTTACGGCGGCATTTTCTATTTGCTGACGGGCTTTCACGGATTGCACGTTTTCACTGGCGTGTTGTTGCAGGGCATTATGCTGGGGCGTTCTTTCTTGCCGAATAATTATGTTGGCGGGCAATTTGGCGTAGAGGCAACCTCTTGGTTTTGGCATTTTGTCGATGTGATTTGGATTATTTTATTTGGCCTAATTTATCTCTGGCAGTAG
- a CDS encoding GMC oxidoreductase has product MIIDDQIYDVIVVGTGAGGGTIARKLAEAGKKVLVLEQGEFTEKESSELTEVEVFKKEQYHAPEQWYDKDGEPFHPQTSYCVGGNTKIYSGVLMRLRERDFEAVEHKDGISPAWGLSYNDFEPYYAEAEKLYQVHGKVDDDATEPSHSNDYDFPPVERLPQLDAINQRFKDYGLHPNYLPIGTGQEGRTDSEDTGVSPAIRAENSNLTLKTGATVTSIHTNPSGKVVKGVQAVIGGQAFLFAADIVVLACGAINSAVLLLKSANAKHENGLGNSSGLVGRNLMKQLMTVIVEQEPTLEDGLFQRSLYVNDFYWGDKDFPYPMGHVQDSGGILQDVIFSESPPLLSVAAKFLPKFGLKQIARRSLGWWLQTEDLPDSDNRVLIKKGKTHLHYKENNLEAHDRLLYKWQQLLKAVDKEFKGTHPYARMPISVVAHQCGTCRFGEDPASSVLDLHCKMHDLDNLYVVDSSFFPSSSATSPMLTVVANALRVGDRLLERLS; this is encoded by the coding sequence ATGATTATCGATGATCAAATTTATGACGTAATCGTTGTGGGTACTGGCGCTGGTGGCGGAACCATTGCCCGAAAACTGGCGGAGGCTGGCAAAAAGGTTTTGGTGTTAGAGCAGGGAGAATTTACGGAAAAGGAAAGCTCTGAACTGACGGAAGTTGAGGTTTTCAAAAAAGAGCAATATCACGCGCCGGAACAGTGGTACGACAAAGATGGTGAGCCATTTCATCCCCAAACTAGCTACTGCGTGGGCGGTAACACCAAGATTTATAGCGGTGTGTTGATGCGGCTACGGGAGCGGGATTTTGAAGCGGTCGAACATAAGGACGGCATTTCGCCAGCATGGGGTTTGAGCTACAACGATTTTGAACCCTATTACGCGGAAGCAGAAAAGCTCTATCAGGTTCACGGTAAAGTTGATGATGATGCAACGGAACCCAGCCACAGCAATGATTATGATTTTCCGCCCGTAGAACGGTTACCGCAATTAGATGCCATTAACCAGCGGTTTAAAGATTATGGTTTGCACCCCAATTATTTACCCATTGGCACTGGACAGGAAGGACGTACTGACTCGGAAGATACAGGGGTTAGTCCAGCGATACGGGCAGAAAACTCGAATCTCACTTTAAAAACTGGTGCAACGGTCACCTCCATCCACACGAATCCCTCTGGCAAAGTGGTAAAAGGAGTTCAGGCAGTTATCGGCGGCCAAGCTTTTTTATTTGCGGCGGATATTGTGGTGTTGGCCTGTGGTGCGATTAATTCGGCAGTGCTTCTCCTTAAATCTGCCAATGCGAAACATGAAAACGGCCTAGGCAATAGCTCTGGGTTGGTCGGTCGTAATCTGATGAAGCAATTGATGACGGTCATTGTAGAACAGGAACCGACCCTCGAAGACGGATTATTTCAGCGATCGCTCTACGTGAATGATTTTTATTGGGGCGATAAAGATTTTCCTTATCCCATGGGTCATGTGCAGGATTCGGGCGGGATTTTGCAGGATGTAATTTTCTCGGAATCACCGCCATTACTTTCTGTTGCGGCAAAGTTTTTACCAAAATTTGGACTCAAACAAATCGCGCGGCGATCGCTGGGCTGGTGGTTACAAACGGAAGATTTACCCGACAGTGATAACCGAGTCCTCATCAAAAAGGGCAAAACTCATCTCCACTACAAGGAAAATAACCTCGAAGCCCACGATCGCCTCCTGTACAAATGGCAGCAATTATTAAAGGCAGTAGATAAAGAATTTAAAGGAACCCACCCCTATGCGCGGATGCCAATTTCAGTGGTTGCGCACCAATGTGGAACCTGTCGTTTTGGCGAAGATCCGGCCAGCTCTGTCCTCGATCTCCACTGCAAAATGCACGACCTCGATAATCTTTACGTCGTTGACAGCAGCTTTTTCCCATCTAGCAGCGCCACTAGCCCAATGCTTACTGTCGTTGCCAATGCTCTCCGGGTCGGCGATCGCCTCCTTGAACGGCTGTCATAA
- a CDS encoding HEPN domain-containing protein — protein sequence MSNATEFIFSAGGFESEQEALELGQSLKNCLLVLGAKWRLGIDVGHDIASGTWADSLKQMMAEKFNLRLVDNVHGLCVIPDDLPSTAMTISASGVVDPKTSQDFGEEILSLLNQSPNLNQKDRLAFELYGSSHYEKSMRSKFLTLVLSIESLLELKDRQDDVQKLVDQLQQIVHDSEICKHEKNSIRGTLKWLRKESIGQGLKRLSDTFLSDKEYGGIPARKFLSHCYGVRSQLVHNGCHSDKTDLNILSSQLDCLVSDLLMRKIGLDEF from the coding sequence ATGAGTAATGCTACTGAATTTATTTTTTCTGCTGGTGGCTTCGAATCCGAGCAAGAAGCTTTAGAACTTGGTCAGTCTCTCAAAAATTGTCTCTTAGTTCTTGGTGCAAAATGGCGTTTAGGAATCGATGTTGGTCACGATATTGCAAGTGGTACTTGGGCAGATAGCCTCAAGCAGATGATGGCTGAGAAATTCAACTTAAGACTAGTAGATAATGTTCACGGTTTATGTGTTATTCCCGATGACTTGCCATCTACTGCTATGACCATAAGTGCATCAGGTGTAGTTGACCCGAAGACAAGTCAGGATTTTGGAGAAGAAATACTTTCTCTACTTAATCAGTCTCCAAATTTGAACCAAAAAGATAGGTTGGCTTTCGAGCTTTATGGTTCGTCGCATTATGAAAAATCAATGCGCTCTAAATTCTTGACTTTAGTTCTCTCTATAGAAAGTTTGCTTGAATTGAAAGACAGGCAAGATGATGTTCAAAAATTAGTTGATCAGCTACAACAAATAGTTCATGATTCAGAAATCTGCAAACATGAAAAAAACTCCATTCGAGGAACTCTAAAATGGCTTCGTAAAGAATCTATAGGTCAAGGATTAAAAAGATTATCAGATACCTTTCTGTCCGATAAAGAGTATGGAGGGATACCAGCACGAAAGTTTCTTTCACATTGCTATGGTGTACGAAGCCAGCTGGTTCACAATGGCTGTCATAGTGACAAAACAGACTTAAATATACTTTCCTCTCAACTTGATTGTTTAGTGTCCGATCTCTTGATGAGGAAAATTGGTCTTGATGAGTTTTAA
- the gyrB gene encoding DNA topoisomerase (ATP-hydrolyzing) subunit B encodes MSSNYGAQQIQVLEGLEPVRKRPGMYIGTTGPRGLHHLVYEVVDNSVDEALAGFCDEINVEILEDGSVRVTDNGRGIPTDIHPTTGKSALETVMTVLHAGGKFGDGGYKVSGGLHGVGVSVVNALSEWVEVTVWRQETEYKQRYERGIAKGDLEEAVATGHKTGTSVHFLPDAQIFTETTVFDYNTLAGRLRELAYLNAGVKIVFTDHRPAEPFSTTYFYEGGIKEYVAFMNRDKSALHEEIIYVSGEKNGVQVEVALQWCIDAYSDNLLGFANNIRTIDGGTHLEGLKSVLTRTMNSVARKRNKIKDNESNLAGENIREGLTAVISVKVPEPEFEGQTKTKLGNSEVRGIVDSFVGEVLNEYFEFNLGVVDSILEKAIQAFKAAEAARRARELVRRKSVLESSLLPGKLADCSERDAAKSEIYLVEGDSAGGSAKQGRDRAFQAILPLRGKILNIEKTDDAKIYKNNEIQSLITALGLGIKGEEFDAEKLRYHRVVIMTDADVDGAHIRTLLLTFFYRYQRDLVDQGYIYIACPPLYKLERGKNHVYCYSDRELQEQINELPSNAKYNIQRFKGLGEMMPQQLWDTTMNPESRTLKRVEIEDAAEADRMFTVLMGDRVAPRREFIETNAPKLNMLDLDI; translated from the coding sequence ATGTCCAGTAATTACGGTGCCCAACAGATTCAAGTTCTTGAGGGTTTAGAACCAGTCCGGAAGCGTCCGGGTATGTATATTGGAACCACTGGACCGCGAGGCTTACATCACCTAGTCTATGAAGTCGTTGACAACTCCGTTGACGAAGCATTAGCGGGCTTTTGTGACGAGATTAACGTTGAGATTTTAGAAGATGGCTCTGTCCGCGTTACCGATAATGGTCGCGGTATTCCTACCGATATCCACCCCACCACTGGTAAGTCTGCATTAGAAACAGTGATGACCGTCCTCCACGCTGGCGGTAAGTTTGGCGATGGGGGCTACAAAGTATCCGGTGGTCTGCACGGTGTCGGTGTCTCCGTCGTTAATGCCCTGTCCGAATGGGTAGAAGTAACCGTTTGGCGACAAGAAACCGAGTACAAACAACGTTATGAGCGCGGTATTGCCAAGGGCGACTTGGAAGAAGCCGTCGCCACAGGCCACAAAACAGGGACTTCCGTTCACTTTTTACCTGACGCACAGATTTTTACGGAAACGACAGTTTTTGATTACAACACCCTCGCAGGTCGTTTGCGAGAATTGGCTTATCTAAATGCCGGTGTCAAAATTGTTTTTACTGACCATCGACCGGCAGAACCCTTCAGTACGACCTATTTTTATGAAGGCGGTATCAAAGAATATGTCGCCTTCATGAACCGTGATAAATCAGCCCTCCACGAAGAGATCATTTACGTTTCTGGCGAGAAAAATGGGGTACAGGTAGAAGTGGCCTTGCAATGGTGTATTGATGCCTACAGTGATAACCTGCTTGGTTTTGCCAACAATATCCGCACCATTGATGGTGGTACACACCTTGAAGGTCTAAAGAGTGTCCTGACACGCACCATGAATAGTGTTGCCCGAAAACGCAACAAGATTAAGGATAATGAGTCGAATTTGGCGGGGGAGAATATTCGCGAAGGTTTAACGGCGGTTATTTCGGTAAAAGTGCCGGAACCGGAATTTGAGGGTCAAACAAAAACTAAACTCGGCAACTCCGAAGTGCGCGGTATTGTGGATTCCTTTGTGGGTGAGGTGCTAAACGAATATTTTGAATTTAATCTTGGTGTTGTTGACAGTATCCTCGAAAAGGCAATTCAAGCGTTTAAAGCGGCAGAGGCAGCCCGTCGAGCACGGGAACTGGTTCGTCGTAAGTCTGTCCTTGAGTCTTCTCTCCTGCCGGGTAAGTTGGCAGATTGTAGTGAGCGGGATGCGGCAAAGTCTGAGATTTATCTCGTAGAGGGTGATTCTGCGGGTGGTAGTGCAAAACAAGGGCGCGATCGCGCCTTCCAAGCGATTCTGCCATTGCGAGGCAAAATCCTCAACATCGAAAAAACTGACGACGCAAAAATTTATAAAAATAATGAGATTCAATCTCTGATCACAGCGCTGGGGTTAGGCATTAAAGGGGAAGAATTTGATGCGGAAAAGTTACGTTATCACCGCGTTGTCATCATGACTGACGCGGACGTTGACGGTGCACACATCCGGACGTTGTTGTTAACTTTTTTCTATCGCTATCAGCGGGATCTTGTTGATCAAGGTTACATCTATATTGCTTGTCCTCCTCTGTATAAGTTGGAGCGTGGGAAAAATCATGTTTATTGCTATAGCGATCGCGAGTTGCAAGAGCAAATTAACGAGCTACCCAGCAATGCAAAATACAATATTCAGCGTTTTAAGGGTCTGGGTGAGATGATGCCCCAGCAGCTCTGGGATACTACGATGAACCCTGAAAGCCGTACTCTCAAGCGTGTGGAAATCGAAGACGCGGCCGAAGCGGATCGCATGTTTACGGTTCTGATGGGCGATCGCGTGGCTCCTCGGCGTGAGTTTATTGAGACCAACGCACCGAAGCTCAACATGCTCGATCTCGATATCTAG
- the dnaG gene encoding DNA primase, translating to MAIPAIHPDTIEDVRQRVDISEVVSDYVVLKKRGKDLLGLCPFHDEKTPSFTVSPSKQFYHCFGCGAGGNAIKFLMEINKSSFAEVVLDLTRRYQIPLKTLEPEQRQEIQRQLSLKEQLYEIVAIAASFYQYALKQPQGETALQYVREERKLSEATIQNFGIGYAPGGWETLYRYLVEQKRYPIALVEQAGLIKPRQSGNGHYDQFRDRLMIPIYDSQGRAIGFGSRTLTGEEPKYLNSPETPLFDKSNTLFALDKAKGAIAKADQAIVVEGYFDAIALHTAGFENAVASLGTAFTQGQVRQLLRYTDSKQIVLNFDADKAGVKATQRALTEIEPLIYSGQMQARVLNLPGGKDADEFLLMPSGVTQYKEALRDAPLWIDWQLDQLLLGKDLGEADQIQQIGRQGLRILAKIKDQTLRSHYISNFAQSISKGDRQHYQQLQENFYYQIKRLIKSQRQKNPEPEHQEPTPVDDIPVATASMQLVQAEEHLLRLYLHCTAFRRQIETQLSESELMFGISHNRWLWQEIAHIPPEIKQNLAHNQLLGRILDILTNHPEKMQPLGNLLYLNEKTEIDIHRVPLQIRAAIATMEYVNTKKHYEYCREKYENLDPSHNDYLYYMQEFCRLKQDLIETNKKRNFSNLEVIKYDS from the coding sequence ATGGCAATCCCAGCCATTCATCCCGACACAATTGAAGATGTCCGGCAGCGGGTCGATATCAGCGAAGTGGTATCGGACTATGTGGTGCTAAAGAAACGGGGGAAGGATCTGCTGGGTCTTTGTCCGTTCCACGATGAGAAAACGCCCAGTTTTACGGTGAGTCCATCGAAGCAGTTTTATCACTGTTTTGGTTGTGGGGCAGGCGGCAATGCCATCAAATTTTTGATGGAAATTAATAAAAGTTCCTTTGCGGAGGTGGTGCTAGATCTGACGCGACGGTACCAGATTCCCCTCAAAACCCTAGAGCCAGAACAGCGGCAAGAAATTCAACGGCAACTATCGCTCAAAGAACAGCTCTACGAAATTGTGGCGATCGCCGCCAGTTTCTACCAGTACGCCCTCAAGCAGCCCCAAGGGGAAACAGCACTGCAATATGTGCGGGAAGAACGAAAATTATCAGAAGCGACCATCCAAAACTTTGGCATTGGCTACGCGCCCGGCGGTTGGGAAACCCTTTATCGATATTTGGTAGAGCAAAAACGCTATCCGATTGCGTTGGTGGAACAAGCGGGCTTAATCAAACCACGTCAGTCGGGCAATGGTCATTACGATCAGTTCCGCGATCGCCTAATGATTCCGATTTATGACAGTCAAGGTCGCGCCATTGGCTTTGGTAGTCGAACACTCACAGGCGAAGAACCCAAATATCTCAACTCTCCCGAAACGCCTTTATTCGATAAAAGTAATACGCTCTTTGCCCTCGATAAAGCAAAAGGGGCGATCGCCAAAGCCGACCAAGCGATTGTGGTAGAAGGTTATTTTGATGCCATTGCCTTGCACACAGCGGGTTTTGAAAATGCGGTGGCTTCTTTAGGAACCGCCTTTACTCAGGGACAGGTACGCCAGTTATTGCGCTACACCGACTCGAAACAAATTGTTTTAAATTTCGACGCAGATAAAGCAGGCGTAAAAGCTACCCAACGCGCCCTCACCGAAATCGAACCACTGATTTATTCGGGACAAATGCAGGCAAGAGTTTTAAATTTGCCCGGCGGGAAAGATGCCGACGAATTTTTATTAATGCCCAGCGGCGTTACCCAATATAAAGAAGCACTGCGAGATGCGCCCCTGTGGATAGATTGGCAACTCGATCAGTTATTACTCGGTAAAGATCTCGGAGAAGCGGATCAAATTCAGCAAATTGGTCGCCAAGGTTTACGGATCCTCGCCAAGATCAAAGACCAAACCCTCCGTAGCCACTATATTTCAAATTTCGCCCAATCCATCAGCAAAGGCGATCGCCAACATTACCAGCAGCTGCAAGAAAATTTTTACTATCAAATTAAACGGCTAATTAAATCCCAGCGGCAAAAAAACCCAGAACCAGAGCACCAAGAACCCACTCCCGTTGACGATATTCCCGTCGCCACAGCCTCAATGCAACTAGTACAGGCAGAAGAACACCTATTAAGGCTATATCTGCATTGCACAGCCTTCCGTCGTCAGATCGAGACCCAGCTCAGCGAAAGCGAATTAATGTTTGGTATTTCCCACAATCGCTGGCTTTGGCAAGAAATCGCCCATATCCCCCCAGAAATCAAGCAAAACCTTGCCCACAACCAACTCCTCGGTAGAATTCTCGACATCCTCACCAATCACCCCGAAAAAATGCAGCCCCTCGGCAACCTCCTCTATCTCAACGAAAAAACCGAGATCGATATCCACCGTGTGCCCCTACAAATCCGGGCGGCGATCGCCACCATGGAATACGTCAACACGAAAAAGCACTACGAATATTGCCGCGAAAAATACGAAAACCTCGACCCCAGCCACAACGATTATTTGTATTACATGCAAGAATTTTGCCGCCTCAAGCAAGATCTAATCGAGACCAACAAAAAACGTAATTTCAGCAATCTCGAAGTGATTAAATACGACTCCTAA
- a CDS encoding DMT family transporter encodes MRHLAYDFETSLLGSSMTDLGRSPTNILIWSVLIIGAVGVSTSSIFIRLAMAAADKQGIAFSLFLAASRLIFASIALMPTWQNVTKAKPTKTSMGYGIAAGLALALHFSLWISSLSFVSVAVSTSLVTTNPIWVALIGWIWQRKTLSRRTIIGIFLAIAGSFMITWSKPTEMAINSAPVLGTILALSGSIAASFYLVFGQEAQRQGLPTQSYATIAYTVAAIALLPMPILWGESYGGHSLEVYAYILAMTIIAQLIGHTSFNWALRWLPSVTVTLCILCEPIIASILSFFILKEIPSLSIIFGGFVILSGVAIAVLKVPQKL; translated from the coding sequence TTGAGACATCTCGCCTATGATTTTGAAACATCTTTACTGGGGTCAAGCATGACAGATCTGGGGCGATCGCCGACCAATATTTTAATTTGGAGCGTACTCATCATTGGGGCTGTTGGGGTTTCAACATCCTCCATTTTTATTCGATTGGCGATGGCGGCTGCGGATAAACAAGGTATTGCTTTTAGTTTATTTTTGGCTGCGTCTCGCTTAATTTTTGCCTCTATTGCATTGATGCCCACGTGGCAAAACGTTACCAAAGCCAAACCCACTAAAACCTCGATGGGCTACGGGATCGCCGCTGGTCTGGCTCTGGCCTTGCATTTTAGTTTGTGGATTAGTTCGTTGTCTTTTGTCTCGGTGGCAGTTTCCACAAGTTTGGTGACTACTAATCCGATTTGGGTGGCCTTAATCGGCTGGATATGGCAAAGGAAAACGTTATCAAGGCGTACGATTATCGGAATTTTCTTGGCGATCGCCGGCAGTTTTATGATCACCTGGAGTAAACCGACGGAGATGGCGATTAATTCTGCTCCAGTTCTTGGCACAATTTTGGCCTTATCCGGTTCCATTGCTGCGAGCTTTTATTTGGTCTTTGGTCAGGAAGCTCAACGACAGGGTTTACCGACCCAAAGTTACGCCACTATTGCCTATACTGTCGCGGCGATCGCCCTATTACCCATGCCAATATTGTGGGGCGAAAGCTATGGTGGCCACAGTCTAGAGGTTTATGCTTATATTCTTGCAATGACGATTATTGCCCAGTTAATTGGTCACACGAGTTTTAATTGGGCATTGCGTTGGTTGCCTTCTGTCACTGTTACGCTCTGTATTTTGTGTGAACCGATTATTGCCAGTATTCTCAGCTTTTTTATTCTTAAGGAAATCCCCAGTCTTTCTATCATTTTCGGGGGATTCGTAATTTTAAGCGGTGTGGCGATCGCCGTTCTGAAAGTGCCACAGAAGCTTTAG
- a CDS encoding YraN family protein, with the protein MSQSKPKTTHKIIGDRGEKFICDYLAQNQWEIIVTQWHCRYGELDIVAFQPSQKIVAFVEVKTRRSQGLDAQGLFAITSAKQRKTIKAALQFLAESPQYEKYGCRFDVALVSYCGNSSDTYQCKLEQYLDAAFEATDFFD; encoded by the coding sequence ATGTCTCAATCGAAACCCAAAACCACCCATAAAATCATTGGCGATCGCGGCGAAAAATTTATTTGCGATTACCTAGCACAAAACCAATGGGAAATTATCGTAACCCAATGGCATTGTCGCTATGGTGAGCTAGATATTGTGGCATTTCAGCCGAGCCAAAAAATTGTGGCTTTTGTGGAAGTAAAAACACGGCGTTCCCAAGGCCTAGATGCCCAAGGACTTTTTGCCATTACGTCAGCGAAGCAACGAAAAACCATTAAAGCGGCTCTGCAATTTCTTGCCGAATCTCCCCAATACGAAAAATATGGCTGTCGATTTGATGTGGCTCTGGTTTCATATTGCGGCAACTCATCAGACACTTATCAGTGCAAATTAGAACAATATCTCGATGCTGCCTTTGAAGCCACCGACTTTTTTGATTAA